A region from the Benincasa hispida cultivar B227 chromosome 10, ASM972705v1, whole genome shotgun sequence genome encodes:
- the LOC120088191 gene encoding serine/threonine-protein kinase SRK2I isoform X1, which produces MDRATITVGPAMDMPIMHDSDRYDFVRDIGSGNFGVARLMRDKHTKELVAVKYIERGDKIDENVQREIINHRSLRHPNIVRFKEVILTTTHLAIVMEYASGGELFERISNAGRFSEDEARFFFQQLISGVSYCHAMVLELLYASSILIIFFCKILSSKGSGKFVFYFFYLLLLVKQVCHRDLKLENTLLDGSPAPRLKICDFGYSKSSVLHSQPKSTVGTPAYIAPEVLLRQEYDGKIADVWSCGVTLYVMLVGAYPFEDPDEPKDFRKTIQRILGVQYSIPDCVQISPECRHLISRIFEADPATRITIPEIKNHSWFLKNLPSDLMDENTMGNQFEEPDQPMQSLDAIMQIIAEATIPAVGSHGLMCMADNLDMDDDDDMDDLDDESELDIESSGEIVYAI; this is translated from the exons ATGGATCGGGCGACGATTACTGTGGGGCCGGCCATGGATATGCCGATTATGCACGACAGTGACCGGTACGATTTCGTCCGAGATATAGGCTCCGGGAACTTTGGGGTTGCCAGGCTGATGAGAGACAAGCATACTAAAGAGCTCGTTGCTGTCAAGTATATTGAGCGAGGCGATAAG ATAGATGAAAATGTTCAGCGAGAAATCATCAATCACAGGTCACTGAGGCACCCTAACATAGTCAGGTTCAAAGAG GTCATCTTGACCACTACCCACCTTGCAATTGTAATGGAATATGCATCTGGAGGAGAGCTCTTTGAGCGTATAAGCAATGCAGGACGCTTTAGTGAGGATGAG GCTCGCTTCTTCTTTCAACAACTAATATCGGGAGTCAGCTACTGCCATGCAATGGTACTTGAACTGTTATATGCATCTTCAATCCTTATCATCTTCTTTTGTAAAATCCTATCCTCGAAGGGAAGtggaaaatttgttttttatttcttctacTTGCTTTTATTGGTGAAGCAAGTGTGTCACCGGGACTTGAAGTTGGAGAACACTTTACTGGATGGAAGTCCAGCTCCTCGTTTGAAAATATGTGACTTCGGCTACTCAAAG TCATCTGTGCTCCATTCACAACCAAAGTCAACTGTCGGAACACCTGCATACATTGCTCCAGAAGTGCTATTAAGGCAAGAATATGATGGCAAG ATCGCAGATGTATGGTCATGTGGAGTGACCCTCTACGTGATGCTTGTTGGAGCCTATCCTTTTGAGGATCCTGATGAACCAAAGGATTTCCGGAAGACAATACAA AGAATCCTAGGCGTCCAGTATTCCATTCCCGACTGTGTTCAAATATCTCCCGAGTGTCGCCACCTAATATCAAGGATTTTTGAGGCAGATCCTGCAACG AGAATCACTATTCCTGAGATTAAGAACCATTCCTGGTTTTTGAAGAATCTCCCATCGGATTTGATGGATGAAAACACAATGGGAAATCAATTTGAAGAGCCTGATCAACCGATGCAGAGCCTCGATGCAATAATGCAGATAATTGCTGAGGCCACAATACCAGCAGTTGGTTCACATGGCCTTATGTGCATGGCAGATAACCTTGACATGGACGACGATGACGACATGGACGATCTGGATGATGAATCTGAGCTTGATATAGAAAGCAGTGGTGAAATAGTTTATGCAATTTGA
- the LOC120088191 gene encoding serine/threonine-protein kinase SRK2I isoform X2 yields MDRATITVGPAMDMPIMHDSDRYDFVRDIGSGNFGVARLMRDKHTKELVAVKYIERGDKIDENVQREIINHRSLRHPNIVRFKEVILTTTHLAIVMEYASGGELFERISNAGRFSEDEARFFFQQLISGVSYCHAMQVCHRDLKLENTLLDGSPAPRLKICDFGYSKSSVLHSQPKSTVGTPAYIAPEVLLRQEYDGKIADVWSCGVTLYVMLVGAYPFEDPDEPKDFRKTIQRILGVQYSIPDCVQISPECRHLISRIFEADPATRITIPEIKNHSWFLKNLPSDLMDENTMGNQFEEPDQPMQSLDAIMQIIAEATIPAVGSHGLMCMADNLDMDDDDDMDDLDDESELDIESSGEIVYAI; encoded by the exons ATGGATCGGGCGACGATTACTGTGGGGCCGGCCATGGATATGCCGATTATGCACGACAGTGACCGGTACGATTTCGTCCGAGATATAGGCTCCGGGAACTTTGGGGTTGCCAGGCTGATGAGAGACAAGCATACTAAAGAGCTCGTTGCTGTCAAGTATATTGAGCGAGGCGATAAG ATAGATGAAAATGTTCAGCGAGAAATCATCAATCACAGGTCACTGAGGCACCCTAACATAGTCAGGTTCAAAGAG GTCATCTTGACCACTACCCACCTTGCAATTGTAATGGAATATGCATCTGGAGGAGAGCTCTTTGAGCGTATAAGCAATGCAGGACGCTTTAGTGAGGATGAG GCTCGCTTCTTCTTTCAACAACTAATATCGGGAGTCAGCTACTGCCATGCAATG CAAGTGTGTCACCGGGACTTGAAGTTGGAGAACACTTTACTGGATGGAAGTCCAGCTCCTCGTTTGAAAATATGTGACTTCGGCTACTCAAAG TCATCTGTGCTCCATTCACAACCAAAGTCAACTGTCGGAACACCTGCATACATTGCTCCAGAAGTGCTATTAAGGCAAGAATATGATGGCAAG ATCGCAGATGTATGGTCATGTGGAGTGACCCTCTACGTGATGCTTGTTGGAGCCTATCCTTTTGAGGATCCTGATGAACCAAAGGATTTCCGGAAGACAATACAA AGAATCCTAGGCGTCCAGTATTCCATTCCCGACTGTGTTCAAATATCTCCCGAGTGTCGCCACCTAATATCAAGGATTTTTGAGGCAGATCCTGCAACG AGAATCACTATTCCTGAGATTAAGAACCATTCCTGGTTTTTGAAGAATCTCCCATCGGATTTGATGGATGAAAACACAATGGGAAATCAATTTGAAGAGCCTGATCAACCGATGCAGAGCCTCGATGCAATAATGCAGATAATTGCTGAGGCCACAATACCAGCAGTTGGTTCACATGGCCTTATGTGCATGGCAGATAACCTTGACATGGACGACGATGACGACATGGACGATCTGGATGATGAATCTGAGCTTGATATAGAAAGCAGTGGTGAAATAGTTTATGCAATTTGA
- the LOC120088191 gene encoding serine/threonine-protein kinase SRK2I isoform X3: MHEPSLFEIDENVQREIINHRSLRHPNIVRFKEVILTTTHLAIVMEYASGGELFERISNAGRFSEDEARFFFQQLISGVSYCHAMQVCHRDLKLENTLLDGSPAPRLKICDFGYSKSSVLHSQPKSTVGTPAYIAPEVLLRQEYDGKIADVWSCGVTLYVMLVGAYPFEDPDEPKDFRKTIQRILGVQYSIPDCVQISPECRHLISRIFEADPATRITIPEIKNHSWFLKNLPSDLMDENTMGNQFEEPDQPMQSLDAIMQIIAEATIPAVGSHGLMCMADNLDMDDDDDMDDLDDESELDIESSGEIVYAI, translated from the exons ATGCATGAACCTTCTCTATTTGAG ATAGATGAAAATGTTCAGCGAGAAATCATCAATCACAGGTCACTGAGGCACCCTAACATAGTCAGGTTCAAAGAG GTCATCTTGACCACTACCCACCTTGCAATTGTAATGGAATATGCATCTGGAGGAGAGCTCTTTGAGCGTATAAGCAATGCAGGACGCTTTAGTGAGGATGAG GCTCGCTTCTTCTTTCAACAACTAATATCGGGAGTCAGCTACTGCCATGCAATG CAAGTGTGTCACCGGGACTTGAAGTTGGAGAACACTTTACTGGATGGAAGTCCAGCTCCTCGTTTGAAAATATGTGACTTCGGCTACTCAAAG TCATCTGTGCTCCATTCACAACCAAAGTCAACTGTCGGAACACCTGCATACATTGCTCCAGAAGTGCTATTAAGGCAAGAATATGATGGCAAG ATCGCAGATGTATGGTCATGTGGAGTGACCCTCTACGTGATGCTTGTTGGAGCCTATCCTTTTGAGGATCCTGATGAACCAAAGGATTTCCGGAAGACAATACAA AGAATCCTAGGCGTCCAGTATTCCATTCCCGACTGTGTTCAAATATCTCCCGAGTGTCGCCACCTAATATCAAGGATTTTTGAGGCAGATCCTGCAACG AGAATCACTATTCCTGAGATTAAGAACCATTCCTGGTTTTTGAAGAATCTCCCATCGGATTTGATGGATGAAAACACAATGGGAAATCAATTTGAAGAGCCTGATCAACCGATGCAGAGCCTCGATGCAATAATGCAGATAATTGCTGAGGCCACAATACCAGCAGTTGGTTCACATGGCCTTATGTGCATGGCAGATAACCTTGACATGGACGACGATGACGACATGGACGATCTGGATGATGAATCTGAGCTTGATATAGAAAGCAGTGGTGAAATAGTTTATGCAATTTGA